CCGTGCCCTTGACCGCGGCCATCAAGAGCGTGTTCGTGTACTACTTCGAGAGCAGAAGCGGCAGACAGCTCGTGTCCTACGACGGGGCGCTGTTCCAGGGGACGCCGTTCCACGACGCCCGCGGAGGCGTGGAGCCCGCGTTCGACGCCCTGGACGACGACCGGTTCTTCATGGGGTCGCGGCTGGTGGACGGCTCCCAGACCGAGGCGCCCGTCGCGGACGAGCCGCCGAAAGCGCGTGCGCACGCGCTCGCTGACGCGCTCTCGGACGCCGTCGAGCGGGCGAGGGGGAGATGCCGGGACGGCTCGACGCACGACCCCGAGTCTGGGCATGATAAGGATTTGCACAAGTAGATGAGGATTGGCGTCCGCAACGTCTCCATCGAATCGTAGTATTATGCGCTAGCGGAAAACTGCCAACGAGGTCGCGCCATGCCGCGGGGCCGTCAACAAGGAGAACCATGAGCACTGCTGACTACAAGAACATGACTACCGCGGAAATCCGCGAGGACTTCCTCAAGTTCTTCGAGGACAAGGGCTGCAAGCTCTACCCGTCCTCCTCCCTCATCCCCGAGGACCCTTCGCTCCTCCTTGCGAACGCCGGCATGAACCAGTTCAAGGAGTACTACCAGGGCACGAAGACCATGAAGGAGATCGGGGCGACCTCCTGCCAGAAGTGCCTGCGCACCAACGACATCGACAACATCGGTGACGCGCGTCACCTCTCGTTCTTCGAGATGCTTGGCAACTTCAGCTTTGGCGGCTACACGAAGGCCGACGCGATCGCGTGGGCGTGGGAGTTCATCACGAGCCCCGAGCACCTGGGCCTTCCGAAGGACCGCCTGTACATGACGGTCTTCGAGGACGACGACGAGGCTATCGAGCTGTGGCACGCCCAGGGCGTCGAGTACGACCACATCTCGCGCCTGGGCGAGGAGGACAACTTCTGGGCAGCCGGACCCACCGGCCCGTGCGGCCCCTGCTCCGAGATCTACTTCGACCAGGGCCCGGAGTTCGAGGGCGAGAAGCCCGGTGACGACGGCGACCGCTACCTCGAGTTCTGGAACCTCGTCTTCACCCAGTACGACCGTCAGCCGGACGGCTCCATGCCGGACCTCCCGCACCGCAACATCGACACCGGCATGGGTCTGGAGCGCATGGCCGCCATCATGCAGCACAAGGGCTCCAACTACGAGGGCGACGTCATGAGCTCGCTCATTGAGCTCGGCGAGCGCCTCTCCGGCAAGGAGTACCATGGCAGCTCCAAGGAGCCGCAGGACAAGAGCCTGCGCATCCTGGCGGACCACTCCCGCGCCGTGACGTTCATGATCGCAGACGGCATCCTGCCCTCGAACGAGGGTCGCGGCTACGTGCTGCGCCGCCTGCTTCGCCGCGCCGTCTACCACGGACGCCTGCTCGGCATCCAGGGCGCGTTCCTGACCGAGTACGCACACGAGGTCGAGCGCATCATGGGCGAGCACTACAACGAGCTCGTGCAGAACAAGGCCCTCGTGGACGGCATCATCTCCGCGGAGGAGGAGCGCTTCGGCGCCACGCTGAACGCCGGCGAGTCCATGCTCCAGGCAGAGCTCGACAAGCTGGGCGAGGGCGACGTCCTGTCCGGCGAGGTCGCGTTCAAGCTGCACGACACCTACGGATTCCCCATCGACCTCACGCGCGAGATCTCCGAGAGCGCCGGCCACGAGGTGGACATGGACGCGTTCGACCGTGAGATGGACGCCCAGAAGGAGCGTGCGCGCGCCACGGCGAACCGCGACGCGTGGGGCAAGGCCAACAACGTGTGGGCCGCGCTCTCCGACAGGCTCGACGGGACCGTCTTCGACGGCTACGACCACGACGACCTGGACGGCTGCACCGTTGTCGCCCTCGTGAGGGACGGCGAGGAGGTCGCTTGTGCCAAGAAGGGCGAGAAGGTCGAGGTCGTGCTCGACCGCACCTCGTTCTACGGCGAGATGGGCGGCCAGATCGGCGACACCGGCAGGATCTTCGCGAACGGCCTTGAGCTGAGGGTCGAGGACACGTTGCACCGCGAGGGCGGTTTCACCTCCCACGAGTGCGAGGTCGAGGAGGGCGAGATCAGCGTAGGCGCCACGGTGAGCACTTCCGTCGACCACGGTCGACGTGAGCTCATCCGCCGTAACCACACCGCGACGCACCTCCTGGACGCCGCGCTGAAGGAGGTCCTGGGCGAGCACGTGAACCAGGCGGGATCCCTTGTCGCCCCCGACAGGCTGCGCTTTGACTTCACGCACTTCGAGGCCGTGACGACCGACGAGCTTGCCCGCATCGAGGGCGAGGTCAACGCCCAGATCTTCGCGGCGAAGCCCGTCGTCACCAGCGTCATGGGCATCGACGAGGCGAAGGCCGCCGGCGCCGTCGCGCTGTTTGGCGAGAAGTACGGCGACGTCGTGCGCGTGGTGTCCGTCGGGACCGAGGACAAGCCCTTCTCGCGCGAGCTTTGTGGCGGCACGCACGCCCGCAACACGGCTGAGCTCGGCTTCTTCAAGATCGTGAGCGAGAGCTCCGTCGGCTCGAACGCACGCCGCATCGAGGCCGTGACCTCCGCGGGCGCCCTCGAGTACGTGGACGAGCGCCTGGCCGAGATTGACGAGGTCGCAGCCGCCCTGAAGTGCCGCCCCGCGGACGTGATGGCGCGCGTGGAGCAGCTGAGGGACGAGAAGTCCGAGGCCGAGAAGAAGCTGAAGGCCGCGCTCGTGGGCGGTTCCTCCAACCAGGTCGCGGACGCGGTGAGCGCTGCGGTCGACATGGGCGCGTACAAGCTCGTCGTCGCCCACCTGAGCGGCATCTCCGGCAAGGAGCTCAGGAACGTCTGGGACACCGTCCGCGACAAGATCGGTTCCGACTGCGCCTGCGTGCTGGCCTCCGAGGCCGATGGCAAGGTGGGCCTGCTGGCGGCAGCGACCGACGGCGCCGTGTCCGCGGGCTTCTCGGCCGGAAACGTGGTCAAGGAGATCTCTGGCCTCGTTGGCGGCAAGGGTGGCGGCAGGCCGAACATGGCGCAGGCGGGCGGCAAGGATGCGGCCGGCATCGACGCCGCGCTCGACGCTGCCAAGAAGCTCCTGGGCGCGTAGGGCTGCCTGTGAGGGCGCTCGCGCTTGACATCGGCGAGGTCCGGATTGGCATCGCGGCCAGCGATGCCTCCGGAACCATCGCCGTTCCCGTGAAGGTCCTGCCAGCGGCGGAGGTGCTGGGCGGCGCCCGGAGCTTTCGCTACGTGCTGGAGGATTACGAGCCTGACGTGCTGGTGTGCGGTAGGCCGAAGACGCTTTCCGGCGAGGACGGCCCCCAGGCCGAGCGCGTCATGGCGCAGGCGCGGCAGATTGCCGAGGCCTGCGGGCTTCCTCTGGAGTTCGAAGACGAGCGGCTGTCGTCGCAGGAGGCCAAGCGTATTCTGAGGGAAGAGGGATACAACGAGAAGAGCATGCGCGGCCGTGTGGACATGGTCGCGGCGTCGCTCTTCCTCCAGACGTGGCTTGACGCCCAGAGGGGGTAGCGCAGATGTCCGAAAGCTCCGGCAGGAGGGGCGCCCACTTCGCACGCGGGAACGCAGACGGTGCTCGCGCGGCGCAAGACCCCCGCAAGGGCGGACAGGGCGAGCGCGCCGCGCGTGCGCGGCAGGCAGGGCGCGATAGCCAGAGGCCGCAGGGCGGAAGGCCCGCCGCGCGCAAGGCGACGGCTCCCGGCAAGCGCCAGCCCATCTCGCGTACCGGTGCCATGCGGATGCAATCCGCGAACGGCTCGGATCATATGTCCTCCCGCACGGCGCGCACGACGCAGCGCGCCCGCTCCGGACGCAGCCACAAGCGACAAGAGCCGCAGGGCAGGCGCGGCAGGCTCAGGTTCCTGCCGTTCGTGCTGGCTGCGGTCGCCGTAGTTGCCGCCATTGGCTTTGTCGTGGTGCCGCGCATCCTGGGCGGGCGGCAGGAGGGCAAAACCATCGAGGCCGGCAAGACCGTCACCGTGAACATCCCCGAGGGCTCCGGCGGCACTGCCATCGCGCAGAGCCTGTACGACGCGGGTGTGATATCCGACAAGGAGGCGTTCGCGACCGAGGTGAAGCGCCAGGAGGCGGACTCTAAGCTCAAGAGCGGCACGTACGTCTTTGTGACCGGAGGTGACGTCGCCGAGGTCGTGAGCAGGCTCGTCACGGGCCCCAACTCAAGCAAGGGCACCGTGACCGTCGCGGAGGGCCTTACGGTGAAGAAGACCGCAAAGGTCGTGAGCGAGTCGCTCGGAATCTCGACCGAGGACTTCCTGGCGCAGGCAAAGGCGTCCAACTACTCCGCGCGCTACGCTTTTCTCGCCAACGCGCAAAACGACTCTCTCGAGGGCTTCCTGTACCCCACGAAGTACGACTTCGGCAGCGAGAAGAACGTGACCGCCGACACCGTGATCAAGGCGATGCTCGACAAGTATCAGTCTGAGGTGGCATCGCTTGACTTTGCGAGCGCCGAGGCCGCGATTAAGAGCCAGTACGGCGTGACGATGTCCGACTACGACATCATCAAGCTCGCATCCATCATCGAGCGCGAGGCCATAAGCGAGGACGACCGCGGCAAGGTCGCGAGCGTGTTCTACAACCGCCTGAAGGCCGGCATGCCGCTGCAGAGCGACGCGACCATGAGCTACGTCACGGGCGGCGAGGTGACGGCGGACGACCTCAAGACGCAGAGCCCGTACAACACCTACCTCAACAAGGGCCTTCCTCCCACGCCCATCTGCACGCCGAGCCTTGCCTCCATCAAGGCGGCGCTTTCTCCCGACACGACGGACTATCTGTACTTCCTCATCATCGAGAAGGGCGACTACTCCAACCACACGTTCTCGACCACCTATGAGGACCACCAGAAGGCCATCGAGAAGTCCAAGGCAGACCAGGCGGGTTAGGGCATGTCCATCCTAAGGCCAGATCGCGAGTTCGACAGCGTAGACAAGATCCCCCTCGAGCTCTTGCGCTCGTGGGGGATTCGCTGCGTCCTGATCGACCGCGACAACACCTGCTTCCCGCGCGACACGTGGGAGCCCCCGCAGGAGATCTGCGCCTGGACGAGAAGTGCGCGCGATGCCGGCATGGCGCTCTGCATGATATCGAACAACTTCCACGGCCGCGACGTCTGTGCGTCCGCGGCGCGCCTGGGCATGGACTGCGTGCACCACGCCATGAAGCCGGCGCCGTTCGCCGTGTGGGCTGCGCTCGCACGCATGGGCGTCCCGGCCGAGCAGGCGGTGCTCGTGGGCGACCAGGTGTTCACCGACCTCGCCGCCGGCAACCTCGCCGGCGTTCGCACCATTCTCGTGCGTCCGCTCTCGCGCAGCGACATGTGGTACACCCATCTGTTCCGCGTGGGGGAGAGGCTCGTGCTCCACGAGGACCCGTTCCAGCCGAAGGACTAGGCCCACCCCGCATAGAAGCACACGCGCAAGATGCTAGAATCGATGTGTCAAATCGATTCGCGCGTTGGAACTCTGCATGAAACACTCGGAAAACGGCTACGTGGTCCACGAGGGCTGCGACCACATATTCTTCGTCGGCTTCCTTGGGGCCGGCAAGTCCACGCTCGCGCGCAACCTTGGCGTGCTCTTCAACCGGGACTTTGTGGACACGGACCGCATGGTCGAGCGCATGGCCAAAAAGACGGTGTGCCAGATCTTCCACGAGGACGGCGAAGCGCGCTTCCGCGAGCTGGAGGCGCAGGTGCTCGAGGGACTCGCCAAGAGGAAGTCGCTGCTCGTGAGCTGCGGTGGCGGCATCGTGGAGGGAGAGCGCAGCTGCGAGCTCATGCACGCCATGGGGACCGTCGTCTTCCTGGACGGCGACGTTGAGGACTCGCTCAGGCAGATCCAGCACCCGGAGATCAGGCCGGACTTCAAGGACGAGGCATGCGCGCGCCGGCTGTATCGCGCGCGGCGCCCCCTGTACGAGCAGGAGGCCGACCTGAGGATCGACATCAGACACAAGTCGTTTGAGCAGGTGACGTCAGAGGCCGGTCAGCTGCTATGGGAGAAGGGCCTACTATGACCGATAGATACGAGGACGTGGCACGCCACTGGGTTTCCGCCCCGGGTGGCTCGTGCGACGTGCGCTACGGTACGGACGTCGTGGAGACGATGGGAAAGATCCTCGCGAGCAACGTGGGGAGGCCGAACCTGTGCGCCTACGTCGTGGGCGAGGGGACGGATGCCGGGCTCGAGGAGCGCATCCGCCGCCAGTTGACGGACGGCGGCTTCAGGGTCGTGCGCATGGAGGCACCCGCGGGTGCTGCCGCCCGCACGATGACCGAGGTCACGCGCACGCTCGAGGGGTTCGCTAACGCGGGCATCACCTGCGATGACCTGGTGCTGGGCGTCGGCGACGTCGACACGCTGTCCATGCTCGCGCACGCGACGGCCATGTGGTGCGGCCGCGTGCCCCTCGCGTGCGTGGTGCGCGACCTCGACGGCATGGTCGAGGTGGCCACGACGCCGCGTGACCTGGACGTAGCTGGGGTCACGCGCATCGCGGGCGTCTCCACCTACGTGAAGTACCTGCTGTGCGACCCGGGCGTCATGAACCTCGCCGAGGACGCGGAGACGTCGCGGCTCGGGCGCGCCCTCATGGTCGCCTCCGCCGTAGCGGAGAACGAGGACACGTTCGAGGCACTGTGGAACAAGGCGGATTCCGTGATGGCGGGAGACCCCGCGGATGTGCTCGACGCCGCGATTGACGCCCTCAAGTCCCGGGGGCATCTCGTCTCGTCCACGTCGGTCTCCATCAGGAACTCGCTCGCCTACGGCCAGACGTTCGCGCGCGCGCTCGAGGCCGTCGCCGGAGCCGACGTTCCCGCATCGACGCTCCTGGCGGAGGGCCTGCGTTTCTCCGCGAGGCTCGCATGTAGCCTCGAGCTTCTGGACGTGGACGACGTCCTCATGCAGGATGAGCTGCTAGACACGTTCGACCTCGGCGAGTTCTCGGGCAATGTCGACCCCAAGGCGCTTGCGGACGCCATGAGGCGCGACCGCTTTGCGCGCTCTAACCGCTTCCACCTGTGCCTGCCCCACGGCATCGGCCGCCTGAGGATGACGGTCGTGGAGGACGACGTGTTGATGGACAACATTTCCGCCTGGTGCGACGCCCACGCCCCCGCTAAGGAGTAGCATCGGTAGGGCGCGCGGGCGAGAAGTGCCTTGCGCGCGGACTGAGGGCCAACAAGAGAAAGAGGCTTACCCATGGCAGATGCCAAGGCATGCGCCGGACGCGTCGCGCGTCTTCGAGAGATGATGGCGGAGCGCGGCTACGACGCCGTTATCCTTCGCAACAACCCCGACCTGAGGTGGCTCACCGGCGCCGAGCGCACGTTCGACGACGAGGTGGCCCACACCGCGTTCGTCACGGCCGACGGGCAGTGGCTCCACACCGACTCGCGCTACTACAACACGTTCGTCGAGCGTCTGGGCGAGAACACGCCCTGGAAGATGGACATGGACATCGTGAGCCCCGCATGGTGGGCCGCCCAGCGCGTGCTCGAGACGAAGAGCCGTGTCGTCGCCGTCGAGGACTCCATGGACCTCGCGTTCTTCGACGCGTTCCGCAGCGAGTGCAACAAGGCGTCCGTCGACTGCCTGAATCCCCGCATGCACGACGACATCGCCGAGAGACTTCGCGTCGTGAAGGACGAGGAGGAGCTCGCGCTCCTGCGTCGTGCCCAGGAGATCACGGACGACGCCTACGACCACATCTGCGAGTACATCAAGCCCGGCTTGACCGAGCAGCAGATCAGGGTCGAGCTCGAGACGTACATGCTGACCCACGGCGCGGACGCCATCTCGTTCGACAGCATCATCGCATCTGGCCCGAACGGCGCGAACCCGCACGCACAGCCGGGGGACCGCAAGGTCCAGAAGGGCGACATGATCGTCATGGACTACGGCGCCGGCTATCACGACTACCACGCGGACATGACGAGGACCGTCGTAATCGGCGAGCCGAGCGAGGAGCAGAGGAAGGTGTACGACGTCGTACGCCTTGCGAACGAGACGTGCGCCGCCGCGATCAAGCCCGGCATCCACGGCAAGGAGATCCAGGACCTCGCCGTGAAGGTCATCAGCGACGCGGGATACGGCGACTACTTCAAGCACGGCCTTGGCCACGGCGTCGGCCTGCAGATCCACGAGCGCCCGAACTTCAGCCGTGGCTACGACAAGCCATGCCCGCTCGGCTCCGTCGTGACCGACGAGCCCGGCATCTACCTGCCCGGCAAGTTCGGCATCCGCGTCGAGGACACCGGCGTCATTACGGAGGACGGCTACAAGCCGTTCGGGCGTTCCTCGCATGACCTGAGGGTCATCGACTGCTAGGACACGTCCTTCTCGGATAGCCACTCACGCTCAGGGGAGCGGACGGCCCGTCTGGCGATATCGTCGCCAGACGGGCTTTTCATAACGGAGGACAAAATATCGCGACAGGGCAAGCGCGGGTGGCTTTCTTCACAAAACGCTGCAAAAAATGTGGCTTGGATTTTCCTTTTCTGGAAGCGTTTTCAGTTCACAAGGTGTACACTTATCCACGATGTGGAGCAATCGTGTGCAAATGGTTAGGAAGACGTGAAGCCTTGCACGCGTTCGCATCGGTTCTGTAGGAAGCAGGGTGGACGAAAAGGAGGAAGTTGGATGGTCAGTATTGTCCTAGCCAGCCACGGCAAGTTCGCCGAGGGCATCATGGAATCGGGCAGCATGATCTTCGGTCCGCAGGAAAACGTTGCGGCCGTGGTCCTGACGCCTGACATGGGCCCTGACGACATGCACCAGAAGCTGCTTGACGCGATCGCCACTTTCGACGACCAGGAGCACGTCTTGTTCTTGGTCGACCTGTGGGGAGGTACTCCCTTCAACCAGGTCTCCCGTCTCATCAGCGAGGAGGGGCACGACGATTGGGTCGCCATTACCGGCCTGAACCTGCCGATGCTCGTCTCTGCGTACGGCTCCCGCATGGGCGCCGACACCGCAGTCGCTGTGATGCAGGAGATTTTCGCCGAGGCGCGCGACGGCGTCAAGGTGAAGCCGGAGGAGCTGCAGCCTGCCACAGAGGCTCCCGCAGCTGCTGCGGCTGCCCCGGTTGCTGCCGGTGCGATTCCCGAGGGAACCGTGCTGGGCGATGGTCACATCAAGTACGCCTACGTGCGCATCGACACCCGTTTGCTGCACGGCCAGGTGGCAACTGCCTGGACGAAGCAGGTCCAGCCGGACCGCATCCTCGTCGTCTCGGACGGTGTCTCCCACGACGATCTGCGCAAGAGCATGATCACGCAGGCCGCGCCTCCAGGAGTGCACGTCCACGTCATCCCCATCAGCAAGCTCGTCCAGGTCGACAAGGACCCCCGCTTCGGCGCGACCAAGGCCATGGTCCTGTTCGAGACCCCGCAGGACCTGCTCGAGGCTGAGGAGCAGGGCGTGAAGTTCCCGGAGGTCTGCATCGGCTCCATGGCAGGCTCTGCCGGCAAGACCGTCATCAACCAGGCCATCGCCTGTGACGCGGCCGACGTGGAGTGCCTGAAGAAGATCCGTGACAACGGCACGCACTTCACCGTACAGAAGGTTCCGAGCGACAAGGTCGATGACATCTGGGCTCTTCTCAAAGAGAAGAACATGGCCTAACGGCCTCGATAGGAAGAAGGAGGAAGTTCATGAATCCTATTTCGATCGTGCTTGTCATCGTCGTGGCGTTCCTGGCAGGCATGGAAGGCATCCTGGACGAGTGGGAGTTCCACCAGCCGATTGTTGCCTGCACCCTTATCGGCCTCGTGTGCGGGCATCCCACCGAGGGCATCATCCTCGGCGGCAGCCTACAGCTCATGGCCCTTGGCTGGGCAAACATCGGCGCTGCGGTCGCGCCTGACGCGGCACTCGCGTCCGTTGCGTCCGGCATCATCCTGATGCTCGCCCTCAACGGCGGCACCTCCGACGTCACCGCGGCCATCAACACCGCCATCGGCGCCGCAACGGCCCTGTCCGTTGCAGGCCTGTTCCTGACCATGATCTGCCGTACGCTCGCCATCCCCATCGTCCATGCGATGGACGCGGCTGCCGAGAAGGCCGACTTTGCGGCCATCGACCGCCTCCAGATCGGCGCCATCTGCATGCAGGGCGCTCGTATCGCCATCCCGGCGGCGGCCCTTTGCTTCATCCCCGCCGAGGCGGTCACCTCCGTCCTCGAGGCCATGCCCGCATGGCTGTCCGGCGGCATGACGGTCGGCGGCGGCATGGTCGCCGCAGTCGGCTACGCCATGGTCATCAACATGATGGCAACCAAGGAGACCTGGCCGTTCTTCGTCCTCGGCTTCGTCATGGCTACCCTGAAGGAACTCACGCTCATCGCCCTCGGTCTCATCGGTGGCTGCTTCGCCATCCTCTACCTCGGCCTCAAGGAGCTCGCAAAGCAGGGCGCCGGCGCCGCGGGTGGTTCTGGCGACCCGCTGGGTGACATCCTGGACGACTACGAGTAGGAAGGGGAGTGAACACAATGGCAGAAGACATCAAGAACACTGAGGCGAAGCCGGGCGAGGTCCACCTTACCGTCGCCGACCGTCGTGCGGTCTGCAACCGTCACCAGTACCTGCAGGGCTCCTGGAACTACGAGCGTATGCAGAACGGTGGCTGGTGCTACGCAATGATTCCGGCCATCAAGAAGCTCTATCCCAAGAAGGAAGACCAGATCGAGGCGCTGAAGCGTCACCTGGAGTTCTACAACACCCACCCGTACGTCTCGGCTCCCGTCATCGGCGTCACCCTCGCAATGGAGGAGGAGCGTGCCAACGGCGCTCCGATCGACGACCAGGCCATCCAGGGCGTCAAGGTCGGTATGATGGGTCCTCTGGCGGGCGTCGGTGACCCTGTGTTCTGGTACACGGTTCGCCCGATCCTCGGTGCCCTCGGCGCGTCCCTTGCGCTCGGTGGAAGCATCGTCGGTCCGCTCCTGTTCTTCATCGCATGGAACGTCATCCGCCTCGCCTTCCTGTGGTACTCGCAGGAGTTCGGCTACAAGGTCGGCACCGACATCTCCAAGGACCTCTCTGGCGGCCTGCTCGGCAGGGTCACCGAGGGCGCTTCCATCCTTGGTATGTTCATCATCGGCGCGCTTGTCCAGCGCTGGGTCTCCATCAGCTTCGCGCCGGTGGTCTCCAACGTCGCGCTCGACTCCAAGGCCTACATCCACTGGAATAAGCTTCCCGCTGGCTACAAGGGCATTCAGTCCGCGTTCGACCAGTACTTCAACCAGGGGCTCTCGCTCACCCCGACCAAGGTCACCACGCTGCAGCAGAACCTCGACTCGCTCATCCCGGGCCTTGCTGCCGTCGGCCTGACCCTGCTCATCTGCAAGCTCCTGAAGAAGAAGGTCTCCCCGATCGTCATCATCCTGTGCCTGTTCGCCGTCGGCATCCTCGGCCGCGTCATCGGCCTGCTCTAAGGGTTTCCTTCGCGATCAGTCGCACGCAGACTTTGCTCTTTGGGCCGCATCCCCTAAGCTGTTCACAGCTGGCCACACGGGGGTGCGGCCTCTTCTGTAGCCCGGGGAGGCGGCGCCTCCTACCACGAAGGGTCTGATCTAATGGCTATCTCTATGAACACGAGCGTCGAGTATTCCTCGAAGGCGACGTTCCTGCAGGGCTTCACCACCTACGGCGACGTGATGGTGGGCGACAAGGCCTTCGAGTTCTATAACGAGAAGAACAAGGAGGACTTCGTCCAGATACCCTGGGAGGAGATCGACTACGTCTCGGCCGAGGTGCTCGGCAAGAAGAACATCGTGCGCTTCGCCATCTTCACGAAGGAGGCCGGGCACTTCACGTTCTCGACCCGCGACAACAGGGCGACGCTCCGTGCCGTGCGAGAGCATGTTCCCGCAGACAGGCTCCTCAGGTCCCCGAATGCCCTCCAGGTTGCGAAGATGGGCGTAAAGAGCATCCCGTCCGTCATCGGCGGGGTCTTCAAGAGGGGGAGGTAGCCGCGTCGGCGCGCGCCGCTCTTCTCAGCGGACTGAGCGTGGGCCCTCGAGGCCTTCTTGCATCATGGATGCCATAACCGACGGCACGGTCGCAGCTGTTGTCTCTATGGAGTGCGACGCCATGCGTGCGCTGGGATGAATCGTGCGGTATAGTTGCATACCGTTGTGAATCCTGTGCCCGCATGGCGGGCGCATTTGTTCGTAGAAAGTAGGCAACAGTGGCAACTCTGGGCATTACCGACCTCAAGGTTGGTCTGGGCGTCAACATCAAGGGCAAGGACTGCGTCATTCTCGAGGCGCAGCACGTCAAGCCGGGCAAGGGCAACACCTACGTGCGCACCAAGTATCGTGACATTCGTACCGGCCGCGTGAACGAGGAGAACTTCCAGCAGTCTGCCAAGTTCGAGAGCGTGAACATGCGCACGCGCGAGATGCAGTACCTCTACAATGACGGCAGCGCGTACTGGTTCATGGACACCGAGACCTTCGAGCAGATTCCCGTCGACGCCGAGCTCATCGGCGACAACGACAAGTTCCTGAAGGAGAACGACATCTGCCTGCTGCAGTACGCCAATGACGTACTGTACGCGGTCCAGCCGCCCACCTTCATCGAGGTCGAGATCACCGAGACCGACCCTGGCTTCAAGGGCGACACCGTTCAGGGCGGCACCAAGCCCGCCACCATCGAGACTGGTGCCGTCATCCAGGTTCCCATGTATCTGAACCAGGGCGAGCGCATCAAGGTCGACACGCGCGACGGCAAGTTCGTCCAGCGCGTCTAGTCCCGCACAGACGGATCGTTGGCCCGCGGCAGCGCATAGGCGCGTCGCGGGCCTTTTTTACCGCATGCGAAAGCACGCCCGCCCAGGCCGTTGCGGCTATACTTGTGCAAGGACGTCGTGTATCGTGCCGGCACTCACGGCACCTGCGAAAGGATGGGAAATGAGCGAATCTGAGCTCTATGTCGCCGGGATCGGCATCTCGAGGGGAGTAGTCTCGACCATTGTCACCACCGCGTGCGAGAAGGTCGAGGGCGTCGCCCGCGTGGGTGGCAACGACATCGCGTCGAGCCTCGTGTCCGTCTTCACCAGCCGCAGCGTCGCCCCGGAGGCGGCGGTCGAGTCCGAGGTCGTGGACGGCGACCTGAGGGTGACCGTGCACTTGGCGGTCTTCTACGGATATCCGTTCACGAAGCTTGCCGCAGCCGTGCGCGATGCCGTTGCGGAGGCAATCAGCGAGCAGATCGGCGTCGAGGTGGGCGCCGTGGACGTGTGCATCGACAGCCTCGTATTTCCCAAGGAGTAACCACTACCGTGTCGAACAAGCATCATCACTTTGGCGGGCGCACCCTTGCCCGCGCCCAGGCCCTGCAGCTTCTGTTCCAGGCGGAGGCGACAGACCGCACCGTGTACGAGGTGCTCGAGGGTGACTACGCACTTTCCCAGGGTCCGCTCGACCCGTTTGGCGAGATGCTCGCCCGCGGTGCGGACGACATGCGCCACGAGCTGGACGCCGTGATTTCGGCGACGTCCTCCAACTGGAGCGTCTCGAGGATGCCGTCCGTGGACCGCAACCTCCTGCGCCTCGCGCTGTACGAGATGCTCGAGGTGGACGAGGTGGCCATCGCCGTCACGATTGACGAGTCCGTGGAGCTGGCGAAGGCGTTTGGCTCCGACGAGTCGCCGAAGTTCATAAATGGCGTGCTCGGGCGCGTCG
This sequence is a window from Parafannyhessea umbonata. Protein-coding genes within it:
- the alaS gene encoding alanine--tRNA ligase; its protein translation is MSTADYKNMTTAEIREDFLKFFEDKGCKLYPSSSLIPEDPSLLLANAGMNQFKEYYQGTKTMKEIGATSCQKCLRTNDIDNIGDARHLSFFEMLGNFSFGGYTKADAIAWAWEFITSPEHLGLPKDRLYMTVFEDDDEAIELWHAQGVEYDHISRLGEEDNFWAAGPTGPCGPCSEIYFDQGPEFEGEKPGDDGDRYLEFWNLVFTQYDRQPDGSMPDLPHRNIDTGMGLERMAAIMQHKGSNYEGDVMSSLIELGERLSGKEYHGSSKEPQDKSLRILADHSRAVTFMIADGILPSNEGRGYVLRRLLRRAVYHGRLLGIQGAFLTEYAHEVERIMGEHYNELVQNKALVDGIISAEEERFGATLNAGESMLQAELDKLGEGDVLSGEVAFKLHDTYGFPIDLTREISESAGHEVDMDAFDREMDAQKERARATANRDAWGKANNVWAALSDRLDGTVFDGYDHDDLDGCTVVALVRDGEEVACAKKGEKVEVVLDRTSFYGEMGGQIGDTGRIFANGLELRVEDTLHREGGFTSHECEVEEGEISVGATVSTSVDHGRRELIRRNHTATHLLDAALKEVLGEHVNQAGSLVAPDRLRFDFTHFEAVTTDELARIEGEVNAQIFAAKPVVTSVMGIDEAKAAGAVALFGEKYGDVVRVVSVGTEDKPFSRELCGGTHARNTAELGFFKIVSESSVGSNARRIEAVTSAGALEYVDERLAEIDEVAAALKCRPADVMARVEQLRDEKSEAEKKLKAALVGGSSNQVADAVSAAVDMGAYKLVVAHLSGISGKELRNVWDTVRDKIGSDCACVLASEADGKVGLLAAATDGAVSAGFSAGNVVKEISGLVGGKGGGRPNMAQAGGKDAAGIDAALDAAKKLLGA
- the ruvX gene encoding Holliday junction resolvase RuvX, coding for MRALALDIGEVRIGIAASDASGTIAVPVKVLPAAEVLGGARSFRYVLEDYEPDVLVCGRPKTLSGEDGPQAERVMAQARQIAEACGLPLEFEDERLSSQEAKRILREEGYNEKSMRGRVDMVAASLFLQTWLDAQRG
- the mltG gene encoding endolytic transglycosylase MltG — translated: MSESSGRRGAHFARGNADGARAAQDPRKGGQGERAARARQAGRDSQRPQGGRPAARKATAPGKRQPISRTGAMRMQSANGSDHMSSRTARTTQRARSGRSHKRQEPQGRRGRLRFLPFVLAAVAVVAAIGFVVVPRILGGRQEGKTIEAGKTVTVNIPEGSGGTAIAQSLYDAGVISDKEAFATEVKRQEADSKLKSGTYVFVTGGDVAEVVSRLVTGPNSSKGTVTVAEGLTVKKTAKVVSESLGISTEDFLAQAKASNYSARYAFLANAQNDSLEGFLYPTKYDFGSEKNVTADTVIKAMLDKYQSEVASLDFASAEAAIKSQYGVTMSDYDIIKLASIIEREAISEDDRGKVASVFYNRLKAGMPLQSDATMSYVTGGEVTADDLKTQSPYNTYLNKGLPPTPICTPSLASIKAALSPDTTDYLYFLIIEKGDYSNHTFSTTYEDHQKAIEKSKADQAG
- a CDS encoding YqeG family HAD IIIA-type phosphatase — translated: MSILRPDREFDSVDKIPLELLRSWGIRCVLIDRDNTCFPRDTWEPPQEICAWTRSARDAGMALCMISNNFHGRDVCASAARLGMDCVHHAMKPAPFAVWAALARMGVPAEQAVLVGDQVFTDLAAGNLAGVRTILVRPLSRSDMWYTHLFRVGERLVLHEDPFQPKD
- a CDS encoding shikimate kinase — translated: MKHSENGYVVHEGCDHIFFVGFLGAGKSTLARNLGVLFNRDFVDTDRMVERMAKKTVCQIFHEDGEARFRELEAQVLEGLAKRKSLLVSCGGGIVEGERSCELMHAMGTVVFLDGDVEDSLRQIQHPEIRPDFKDEACARRLYRARRPLYEQEADLRIDIRHKSFEQVTSEAGQLLWEKGLL